The following proteins are co-located in the Campylobacter concisus genome:
- the tatB gene encoding Sec-independent protein translocase protein TatB: MFGMSFSEILVIAIIAVLVLGPDKLPSAMVQIAKFLKMFKKGINDAKSTFDQEMKIAELKEDAQKYKESITKSTQSMRKKLTFEELDEIKKSANDITNDIQNVVSDTKKTVENIQNPTNLVKDAILNDKKEA, encoded by the coding sequence ATGTTTGGAATGAGTTTTTCTGAAATCTTAGTTATCGCCATTATTGCAGTGTTAGTTTTAGGTCCTGATAAGCTGCCAAGCGCGATGGTTCAGATTGCAAAATTTCTAAAAATGTTTAAAAAAGGCATAAATGACGCAAAATCAACATTTGATCAAGAAATGAAGATAGCTGAGCTAAAAGAAGATGCCCAAAAATATAAAGAAAGCATAACTAAAAGTACGCAAAGTATGCGTAAAAAGCTTACTTTTGAGGAGCTTGACGAGATCAAAAAAAGCGCAAATGATATCACTAACGATATACAAAACGTCGTAAGCGACACGAAAAAAACGGTAGAAAATATACAAAATCCAACAAATTTAGTTAAAGATGCGATCTTAAACGATAAAAAAGAGGCGTAA
- the tatC gene encoding twin-arginine translocase subunit TatC translates to MFEELRPHLIELRKRLFISIVSVFICFGICFTFWNPLLAWMSEPLKQVLPAGSNIIFTQIQEPFFTAMKVAFFAGLIVALPIIFWQFWLFVAPGLYDNEKKYVIPFVVSASFMFACGAAFCYYVVIPLGFAFLVNFGGQLFTALPSIGEYVGFFAKLLIGFGISFELPVITFFLAKIGLVDDKMLKDYFRYAVVIIFIFAAIVTPPDVISQVLMALPLIGLYGISIIVAKRANKSDDEDEKEEQDSDVASDE, encoded by the coding sequence ATGTTTGAAGAGTTAAGACCCCATTTAATCGAGCTTAGAAAGAGACTTTTTATAAGCATAGTAAGCGTTTTTATCTGCTTTGGCATCTGCTTTACTTTTTGGAACCCACTGCTTGCATGGATGAGCGAACCACTAAAACAAGTACTTCCTGCTGGCTCAAACATCATCTTTACTCAAATTCAGGAGCCATTTTTTACAGCGATGAAGGTTGCATTTTTTGCTGGTCTTATCGTTGCTTTACCTATAATATTTTGGCAATTTTGGCTATTTGTCGCACCTGGACTTTATGATAATGAAAAAAAATATGTGATTCCATTTGTTGTTTCAGCTTCATTTATGTTTGCGTGTGGAGCGGCATTTTGTTACTACGTGGTCATCCCACTTGGCTTTGCATTTTTGGTAAATTTTGGTGGCCAGCTCTTTACGGCTCTACCAAGCATTGGCGAGTATGTTGGCTTTTTTGCAAAACTACTAATTGGCTTTGGAATTTCATTTGAGCTACCAGTCATTACATTTTTCTTAGCAAAGATCGGACTTGTCGATGACAAAATGCTAAAAGATTACTTCAGATACGCTGTTGTTATTATCTTTATCTTTGCAGCCATCGTTACACCACCTGATGTAATAAGTCAAGTCTTAATGGCACTACCACTCATCGGACTTTATGGAATTTCAATAATCGTCGCCAAAAGAGCTAACAAGAGTGACGATGAAGATGAAAAAGAAGAACAAGACAGCGACGTAGCAAGCGATGAGTAA